In Blastocatellia bacterium, a genomic segment contains:
- the larE gene encoding ATP-dependent sacrificial sulfur transferase LarE, with amino-acid sequence MSEVRWDELQRKEECLRELFRQMGSAIVAYSGGVDSAYVAFIAARVLGQRMLAVTAESPSLAAREREEAMAFARRFRIPHLLIRTEEFDDPDYRRNPPNRCYYCKRELYEKLSRLARERGFRAICDGANVDDLGDFRPGRQAARQYGVISPLIECHLTKAEVRELSRRHGLPTWEKPASACLASRIPYGMEVTVEKLRTIERGEEILRELGFRIFRVRHHGPLVRLEFGRDELPRAVEPAILERLVREFKALGFAFVTLDLEGYRMGALNEVLALQDEAAPKSG; translated from the coding sequence ATGAGCGAGGTGAGGTGGGACGAGCTGCAGCGGAAAGAGGAATGTCTGCGCGAGCTGTTTCGCCAGATGGGATCGGCGATCGTCGCGTATTCCGGAGGCGTGGATAGCGCGTATGTCGCCTTCATCGCGGCTCGCGTGCTCGGCCAGCGGATGCTCGCCGTGACGGCTGAGAGTCCGAGTCTGGCTGCCCGCGAGCGCGAGGAGGCGATGGCGTTCGCTCGGCGCTTTCGGATCCCACATCTCCTGATTCGGACCGAAGAATTCGACGATCCCGACTATCGCCGGAATCCGCCCAATCGGTGTTACTACTGCAAACGCGAACTGTACGAGAAGTTGAGCCGATTGGCGCGCGAACGCGGCTTTCGCGCCATCTGCGATGGGGCGAACGTGGATGATCTCGGCGATTTTCGACCGGGACGCCAAGCTGCCCGCCAATACGGCGTCATTAGTCCGCTCATCGAATGCCACCTCACCAAAGCCGAGGTCCGGGAGCTGTCTCGACGGCATGGCCTCCCGACATGGGAGAAACCGGCCTCGGCCTGTTTGGCCTCTCGCATTCCCTATGGGATGGAGGTGACGGTGGAGAAGCTCCGAACCATCGAACGCGGAGAAGAGATCCTGCGCGAGTTGGGCTTTCGGATCTTTCGCGTCCGTCATCACGGCCCGTTGGTCCGCTTAGAATTCGGTCGCGATGAGTTGCCGCGCGCCGTGGAGCCGGCGATCCTCGAGCGCTTGGTGCGCGAATTCAAAGCGCTCGGCTTCGCGTTCGTGACGCTAGATCTGGAAGGATATCGCATGGGGGCGCTCAACGAAGTCCTCGCGCTGCAGGACGAAGCGGCGCCGAAATCCGGCTGA
- the dacB gene encoding D-alanyl-D-alanine carboxypeptidase/D-alanyl-D-alanine-endopeptidase has product MRRRREETTGSMGRGPMFTNKSRRSLIVAMALIGMSGHAAGGMAQPPLRTVRQLERRVEEIIRRPEFATTRWGILVESLDRRMVLLQREPDQLFTPASNMKLYTTAAALVRLGPDFRFRTSVYASARPDERGHVEGDVILYGRGDPNLSTRALTGGYLTPFFELADQLVRAGVREILGDIVGDESYFVGPRLGVGWEWDDLQWYYGAEVSALSVDDNFVDVVLRPGEREGDPVRVILSPPSPYMTVLNRAVTTAEGTPQQIELERGLQDNVLEIRGMMPRESAGYRAAVAVHHPALYAATLFREALERRGVRVRGRVVAADWKVRRERPLDLRQMVELAAVESLPLSEEIRVLNKISQNLHAEILLRVLGAEVKGEGSAEKGLEVIREFLREIGARTSGVRVRDGSGLSRLNLVTPAATVDLLRYMSQHEHGAIYRESLPIAGVDGTLERRMRGTPAEGNVRAKTGTLAYTFTLSGYVTTARGERLVFSFMANHHTGEAADVISALNELCATLAAFAGP; this is encoded by the coding sequence ATGCGACGTCGTCGCGAGGAGACGACCGGTTCGATGGGGAGGGGGCCGATGTTCACGAACAAGAGCAGACGAAGCCTTATCGTCGCGATGGCTCTCATCGGGATGAGCGGTCACGCCGCAGGGGGAATGGCGCAGCCGCCGCTGCGGACCGTTCGGCAATTGGAGCGGCGCGTGGAGGAGATCATCCGACGACCCGAATTCGCGACGACGCGCTGGGGGATTCTCGTCGAATCGTTGGATCGGCGGATGGTCCTCCTTCAACGCGAGCCGGATCAGCTCTTCACTCCGGCTTCGAACATGAAGCTCTACACGACGGCGGCGGCACTTGTGCGCTTGGGGCCGGATTTTCGATTCCGCACATCGGTGTATGCGTCGGCGCGGCCGGATGAGCGCGGTCATGTGGAGGGGGACGTGATCCTCTACGGACGCGGGGATCCAAATCTCAGCACGCGCGCGCTGACCGGGGGATATTTGACGCCGTTCTTCGAGTTGGCCGATCAGCTTGTGCGCGCGGGCGTGCGCGAGATCTTGGGCGACATCGTCGGGGATGAGAGTTACTTCGTTGGACCGCGCTTAGGCGTTGGGTGGGAATGGGATGATCTGCAGTGGTACTATGGGGCGGAGGTGAGCGCGCTCTCAGTGGACGATAATTTCGTGGATGTGGTCCTGAGGCCGGGAGAGCGCGAGGGAGATCCCGTGCGGGTGATCCTCTCTCCCCCCTCACCCTACATGACCGTGCTCAATCGCGCCGTGACGACGGCCGAAGGGACGCCGCAGCAGATCGAGCTCGAGCGCGGGCTTCAAGACAACGTCCTGGAGATTCGCGGTATGATGCCGCGCGAGAGCGCGGGGTATCGAGCCGCTGTCGCCGTGCACCATCCGGCGCTATATGCGGCCACGCTCTTTCGCGAAGCCCTCGAGCGGCGTGGCGTCCGCGTGCGCGGACGCGTCGTCGCGGCTGATTGGAAGGTGCGGCGCGAGCGTCCGCTCGATCTTCGACAGATGGTCGAGCTGGCGGCCGTCGAATCCCTCCCCTTGAGCGAGGAGATTCGCGTGTTGAACAAGATCAGCCAGAATTTGCATGCGGAGATTTTGTTGCGAGTCCTCGGGGCCGAGGTGAAGGGCGAGGGATCGGCCGAGAAGGGGCTCGAGGTCATCCGGGAGTTCCTTCGGGAGATCGGCGCGCGGACGTCGGGAGTGCGCGTGCGGGACGGATCGGGCCTCTCGCGCCTGAATTTGGTGACGCCAGCGGCGACGGTAGATCTGCTTCGCTACATGAGTCAGCACGAGCATGGAGCGATCTATCGGGAATCGCTCCCGATCGCGGGCGTGGATGGGACGCTTGAGCGCCGCATGCGAGGAACGCCGGCCGAGGGAAATGTGCGCGCGAAGACAGGGACGCTCGCTTACACGTTCACGCTCTCCGGATATGTGACGACGGCGCGCGGAGAACGGCTCGTCTTCAGCTTCATGGCCAATCACCACACGGGCGAGGCGGCGGACGTCATCTCAGCACTGAATGAGTTGTGTGCGACGTTGGCAGCTTTCGCCGGACCGTGA